From Halomicrobium salinisoli, the proteins below share one genomic window:
- a CDS encoding DUF7287 family protein, which translates to MSDEARTSRGAESASETRVVRTGSAGRGQTTLDFAIGTSLFLGIVLLVFLFVPGALDPFTEGAQAETVTADRVADDLAYGLLGSPQEPGVLDRECAVAFFANESPGECRFEGATTHERLGLTDRRGVNVTVRGNVSGAPDGPNRLCWNGGDARLAETDDGDCGSSDDVTLAAGDPLTQTDTSSVTAVRTVSLFRTDVTILVEMW; encoded by the coding sequence GTGTCCGACGAAGCACGCACGTCGAGGGGGGCAGAATCAGCGAGTGAAACGCGGGTCGTCCGCACCGGGAGCGCCGGCCGCGGGCAGACGACGCTTGACTTCGCCATCGGGACGAGCCTGTTCCTGGGGATCGTGTTGCTGGTCTTCCTGTTCGTGCCCGGGGCGCTGGATCCGTTCACGGAGGGGGCCCAGGCGGAGACGGTGACGGCCGATCGCGTGGCCGACGACCTCGCCTACGGGCTCCTGGGGTCGCCCCAGGAGCCGGGCGTCCTCGACCGCGAGTGCGCGGTCGCGTTCTTCGCCAACGAATCGCCCGGCGAGTGCCGGTTCGAGGGGGCGACGACCCACGAGCGACTGGGACTGACGGACCGGCGGGGCGTCAACGTCACCGTCCGGGGGAACGTCTCGGGCGCACCGGACGGACCGAACCGACTCTGCTGGAACGGGGGCGACGCTCGACTCGCCGAGACCGACGACGGGGACTGCGGGTCGAGCGACGACGTCACCCTGGCGGCGGGCGATCCCCTGACGCAGACGGACACCTCGTCGGTGACCGCCGTGCGAACCGTATCGCTGTTCCGAACGGACGTCACGATCCTGGTGGAGATGTGGTAG
- a CDS encoding DUF7266 family protein has translation MTDRAVSSALNYTLTLAISTLLVTGLLIAGIDFVEARQDQVLRTELSVIGEQVASDLDRADRLAAAGVGTTEVWINQSFPERVAGTRYWVRLDPGPPSEPPRVVVESTDPVVTATVRLKRTVTVAESRTDGGDVAVVYDDSADELEVTDG, from the coding sequence ATGACTGATCGAGCCGTCTCGTCGGCGCTGAACTACACGCTGACGCTCGCGATCTCGACGCTGCTGGTCACCGGGCTGTTGATCGCGGGCATCGACTTCGTCGAGGCCCGCCAGGATCAGGTTCTCAGGACGGAGCTGTCCGTGATCGGGGAGCAGGTCGCGTCCGATCTCGACCGGGCCGACCGGCTCGCGGCGGCCGGCGTCGGAACCACGGAGGTGTGGATCAACCAGTCGTTCCCCGAGCGAGTCGCCGGGACCCGGTACTGGGTGCGGCTCGATCCGGGGCCTCCATCGGAGCCGCCCCGGGTCGTCGTCGAGTCGACCGATCCCGTGGTGACGGCCACGGTCAGGCTCAAGCGCACCGTGACGGTCGCCGAGTCGCGGACGGACGGCGGCGACGTGGCCGTCGTGTACGACGACAGTGCCGACGAACTGGAGGTGACCGATGGCTGA
- a CDS encoding DUF7289 family protein, producing the protein MGGREKRGRSQSSVLGVALLFAIVIAVSVSVVLVGTQALEQRQQATSTESVRASFQQLDASLTQVATGSQRRASVPTLDGTNAKVQGNHGHVTINVSDGSGGNCTVVDADLGRVVYEGGGSMLAYQGGGVFERTAGADGSRVVSAPEIRYQDRGGTPTLSMPLVLVDGSAAGTEFAFERAGRADRFPTASCPSPNPIPDGRNVTVTVESEFYRAWGTVFERQGDGDLEYDHDERRVTVRLGSAGGSGAGGDGPVGPLVSTSGELQLDPQSQFDSYDSDDGPYASQSPGEATVYADGDLTLKAEGTIRGDLNATGDVELRPQAEVTGTIYHGGSLTTRAGTAYGDEERVAPRIPTVADRDDEIDSRVTEISSENNNSDESSNITKLRNRGCSPSCTLPEGEYYVPGFDHSGTLYLEPEGGQIAIAAPDGLNVVPGSTIEVVGDGRVVVYSQGDTDIEQSRVGDTTDDDATQFWLYQRSDTHTRLGPQLQYVGVVHAGPDGEIRISSNPHGDIYGAVLGSVSEAEAARAIHYDRALVDAGRGGGYGGGGGDGVAYLHVTTTTVEAES; encoded by the coding sequence ATGGGGGGACGTGAGAAGCGAGGGCGTAGCCAGTCGTCAGTGCTGGGGGTAGCACTGCTGTTCGCGATCGTCATCGCGGTGTCGGTGTCCGTCGTTCTGGTCGGGACGCAGGCGCTGGAGCAGCGCCAGCAGGCGACGTCGACGGAGTCGGTGCGCGCGTCGTTCCAGCAGCTGGACGCGAGCCTCACGCAGGTGGCCACCGGGTCCCAGCGGCGCGCGTCGGTGCCGACCCTCGACGGGACGAACGCGAAGGTGCAGGGGAATCACGGACACGTGACGATCAACGTCTCGGACGGGTCGGGCGGCAACTGCACAGTGGTCGACGCCGACCTCGGCCGCGTCGTCTACGAGGGCGGCGGGAGCATGCTGGCCTATCAGGGCGGCGGCGTCTTCGAGCGGACGGCCGGCGCCGACGGGAGCAGGGTGGTCTCGGCGCCGGAGATCCGGTACCAGGACCGCGGTGGGACCCCGACGCTCTCGATGCCGCTGGTGCTCGTCGACGGGAGCGCCGCGGGCACCGAGTTCGCCTTCGAGCGCGCCGGGCGGGCCGATCGGTTCCCGACGGCGTCGTGTCCCAGCCCCAATCCGATCCCCGACGGTCGCAACGTCACCGTGACCGTCGAGAGCGAGTTCTACCGCGCCTGGGGGACCGTCTTCGAGCGCCAGGGGGACGGCGACCTCGAGTACGACCACGACGAGCGTCGGGTGACGGTCCGTCTCGGCAGCGCTGGCGGGTCCGGGGCCGGCGGCGACGGCCCGGTCGGTCCGCTGGTGTCGACGAGCGGCGAGCTCCAGCTGGACCCGCAGTCGCAGTTCGACAGTTACGACTCCGACGACGGGCCCTACGCCAGTCAGTCGCCCGGGGAGGCGACCGTCTACGCCGACGGCGACCTCACGCTAAAGGCCGAGGGGACGATCCGGGGCGACCTGAACGCGACCGGCGACGTCGAACTGCGGCCGCAGGCCGAGGTCACCGGGACGATCTACCACGGCGGGTCGCTGACGACCCGCGCCGGGACCGCCTACGGGGACGAGGAGCGCGTCGCGCCCCGTATCCCGACCGTCGCGGACAGGGACGACGAGATCGACAGCAGGGTCACCGAGATCAGTAGCGAGAACAACAACTCCGACGAGTCGTCGAACATCACGAAGCTCCGGAACAGGGGCTGTTCGCCGTCGTGCACGCTGCCGGAGGGCGAGTACTACGTTCCGGGCTTCGATCACTCGGGGACGCTCTACCTGGAGCCCGAGGGCGGACAGATCGCGATCGCCGCGCCGGACGGTCTGAACGTCGTTCCGGGGTCGACCATCGAGGTCGTCGGCGACGGCCGCGTCGTCGTCTACAGCCAGGGCGATACGGACATCGAGCAGAGCCGCGTCGGCGACACGACCGACGACGACGCGACCCAGTTCTGGCTGTACCAGCGCTCGGACACGCACACGAGGCTGGGCCCGCAACTGCAGTACGTCGGCGTCGTTCACGCCGGTCCCGACGGCGAGATCCGGATCAGCTCCAACCCGCACGGAGACATCTACGGCGCGGTCCTCGGCAGCGTCTCCGAGGCCGAGGCGGCGCGCGCGATCCACTACGACCGGGCGCTGGTCGACGCGGGCCGCGGGGGCGGTTACGGCGGCGGGGGCGGCGACGGCGTCGCCTACCTCCACGTCACGACGACGACGGTCGAGGCGGAGAGCTGA
- a CDS encoding DUF7288 family protein: MEGDRGQAHTLEAIVAGLLLLSSVVYALQMTAVTPLSASTSSQHIENQQSSVARGVLAAAAERDALKPTLLYWHNDSGDFHGAPETGYYTSGPPNTTFGGMLERAFDDAAIAYNVDLRYRTADGDVARKPMIHRGVPSDNAVRSARVVTLTDDDRLVDPDGSRNMTVAESSTFYADNLNGTVYNVVRVEVVAWRI; the protein is encoded by the coding sequence ATGGAGGGCGACCGCGGGCAGGCACACACGCTGGAGGCCATCGTGGCGGGGCTGTTGCTGCTCAGCAGCGTCGTCTACGCGCTCCAGATGACGGCCGTCACACCGCTGTCCGCGAGCACGTCGAGCCAGCACATCGAGAACCAGCAGTCGTCGGTGGCGAGGGGGGTCCTCGCTGCGGCGGCCGAGCGGGACGCCCTGAAGCCGACGCTGCTGTACTGGCACAACGACTCCGGCGATTTCCACGGGGCCCCCGAGACGGGCTACTACACGTCGGGACCGCCGAACACGACCTTCGGCGGCATGCTGGAGCGGGCGTTCGACGACGCCGCCATCGCCTACAACGTCGACCTCCGCTACCGGACGGCCGACGGCGACGTGGCGCGCAAGCCGATGATCCACCGCGGGGTCCCCAGCGACAACGCGGTGCGGTCGGCCCGCGTCGTCACCCTGACCGACGACGACCGGCTGGTCGACCCAGACGGGTCGCGCAACATGACGGTCGCCGAGTCGTCGACGTTCTACGCGGACAATCTGAACGGCACCGTGTACAACGTGGTCCGCGTGGAGGTGGTCGCGTGGCGGATCTGA
- a CDS encoding DUF7261 family protein gives MADLNGDRGQILLVAALALAAVFVLLTVVVNSAIFTENLASRGETVGSDEALTLQAAVADGVGETITYANRHNDTSNDALARNVTAETENVSAAVSRHYVVDGAAVDVSGPHEFANGTRIVDENAGGSAFVGADDDAANWTVAEGVAARAVVLNVSRDSVMDDPEDESEPAESGFYVEVDDGSNAWNASLVRESHGGSDEFTVAVRGPSDSDDGYCTVDGSPEHVPVDLTEGTVAGEPCAPLDFARNVSEPYDVSYHNGDKVNGNYSLVVDEDDAEDGNDNLTTTADTGDPYAHDAVYSVTVEYRYDGPQLHYETNVRVAPGESR, from the coding sequence GTGGCGGATCTGAACGGGGACCGCGGTCAGATCCTCCTGGTCGCCGCCCTGGCGCTGGCCGCCGTGTTCGTCCTGCTGACGGTCGTGGTCAACTCCGCCATCTTCACCGAGAACCTCGCGAGCCGGGGGGAGACGGTCGGCAGCGACGAGGCGCTGACGCTCCAGGCCGCGGTGGCCGACGGCGTCGGCGAGACGATAACGTACGCGAACCGGCACAACGACACGAGCAACGACGCGCTCGCGCGGAACGTGACGGCCGAGACCGAAAACGTCAGCGCGGCAGTGAGCCGCCACTACGTCGTCGACGGCGCCGCCGTCGATGTCTCGGGCCCCCACGAGTTCGCCAACGGCACCCGAATCGTCGACGAGAACGCGGGCGGGTCGGCCTTCGTGGGGGCCGACGACGACGCGGCGAACTGGACCGTCGCCGAGGGCGTCGCGGCGCGGGCCGTGGTGCTGAACGTGAGCCGCGACAGCGTCATGGACGACCCCGAGGACGAGAGTGAACCGGCCGAGAGCGGCTTCTACGTCGAGGTCGACGACGGATCGAACGCGTGGAACGCGAGCCTCGTCAGAGAATCCCACGGCGGGTCAGACGAGTTCACCGTCGCCGTGCGAGGGCCGAGCGACAGTGACGACGGGTACTGTACCGTCGACGGCTCGCCCGAGCACGTCCCCGTGGACCTGACCGAGGGCACCGTCGCGGGCGAGCCCTGTGCACCGCTGGACTTCGCCAGGAACGTCTCCGAACCGTACGACGTCAGCTACCACAACGGGGACAAAGTGAACGGGAACTACTCGCTGGTGGTCGACGAGGACGACGCCGAGGACGGCAACGATAACCTGACGACGACGGCAGACACGGGCGATCCTTACGCTCACGACGCCGTCTACTCGGTGACGGTCGAGTACCGCTACGACGGGCCGCAACTGCACTACGAGACGAACGTCCGGGTCGCCCCGGGTGAGTCGCGATGA
- a CDS encoding DUF7289 family protein, whose protein sequence is MTLLFAIVIAVSVTVVVVGGQALEDRQQATSMEGASTSFQRLDADLAQVASGSQQQVSVPDLGSGTAKVQGDRGAITITVTDSSGHDCPVVDEEPLGRVVYEEGDRTLAYQGGGIFERTAGTDESAVVSAPPIQYQDRGGAPTLSLPLVVIDDKTTGNDVSFERVGKQEQFPRDSCSLENPIPDGSIISITVTSDFYQAWGEVFQQRTGETPSYDHSANKVTVEIKRSSGSDETIDNALSMSSSTKITNSAGIDSYGAGGYGSRWENNGGDVVVDGDIKIDSSGSPQIHGDVVATGKGKFTNEPDVYGKTILGGHPHERTKVKNDARFHDVFTTRGDLSVDSGPGSPVFESDVIVGGDVTRIRETKIKGDLHVGGGVSDDVHIDHVTVEGDVYVGGTFDGANDGSGTRNDLEVQGNISTNDQLAIEDSLDFQGDVLSAGDEVRVVSGTHEADILSEGDVVIESGATVTGNVTAAGTVTVDGDVVETASDTGGDVTAETVHGKSNVEGDVDESGPSVGGLGYEDLRDPLEPDVPEYDSAGPRIDDKGTTFSTDDDNGRTDVSALESHSDECQPDPCQVPPGQYDLDSLHLTPGGTLEFQANSESIEVYVDGEVHLKGEVKVQGSESVRIYTTGDYVMDDGSGEIGISNDEASRFMVYMKPGNEAELSNGANFTGVLYGPGSDSEPASEIKVVNDDTVVKGALVGQPKQSISNDAVIHYDERLSSVDPLHRSPDDDSANVGYLHVTTTHVSPTSE, encoded by the coding sequence GTGACGTTGCTGTTCGCCATCGTAATCGCGGTCTCCGTGACCGTGGTCGTCGTAGGGGGGCAGGCCCTCGAGGACCGCCAGCAGGCGACGTCGATGGAAGGGGCATCGACGTCGTTCCAGCGGCTCGACGCCGACCTCGCGCAGGTGGCCTCGGGCTCGCAGCAGCAGGTGTCGGTGCCGGACCTTGGCAGTGGGACTGCGAAGGTACAGGGCGACCGCGGCGCGATAACGATCACTGTCACCGATAGCTCTGGGCACGACTGTCCCGTCGTCGACGAAGAACCGCTCGGCCGAGTGGTCTACGAGGAGGGCGACCGGACGCTAGCCTACCAGGGCGGGGGCATCTTCGAGCGGACGGCCGGAACCGACGAGAGCGCAGTCGTCTCGGCGCCGCCGATCCAGTATCAGGACCGCGGCGGCGCGCCGACGCTGTCACTGCCGCTAGTCGTTATCGACGACAAAACGACGGGCAACGACGTGTCGTTCGAGCGGGTCGGTAAACAAGAGCAGTTCCCCAGGGATTCGTGCTCACTGGAGAATCCGATCCCGGATGGTTCTATCATAAGCATTACCGTGACGAGCGATTTTTACCAGGCCTGGGGAGAGGTATTTCAGCAACGGACTGGCGAGACACCGAGCTACGACCACTCGGCGAATAAGGTTACGGTAGAAATCAAACGAAGCTCGGGTTCGGACGAGACAATCGATAACGCTCTCTCGATGTCGTCGTCGACTAAAATCACAAACAGCGCAGGGATCGACAGCTACGGTGCAGGCGGGTATGGGTCACGGTGGGAAAACAACGGCGGGGACGTTGTCGTCGACGGCGACATCAAGATTGATTCGTCCGGCAGCCCGCAGATACACGGCGACGTCGTCGCGACTGGGAAGGGGAAGTTCACGAACGAGCCCGACGTCTACGGTAAAACGATTCTCGGCGGACATCCACACGAGCGGACGAAAGTCAAGAACGACGCTCGCTTCCACGACGTATTCACGACGCGAGGTGACCTCTCTGTCGATAGCGGGCCTGGATCGCCCGTGTTCGAGAGCGACGTGATCGTCGGCGGCGACGTCACTAGGATCCGTGAGACGAAAATCAAAGGCGATCTCCACGTCGGCGGAGGTGTTTCTGACGACGTTCACATCGACCACGTCACTGTCGAAGGGGACGTCTACGTCGGGGGGACTTTCGACGGAGCTAACGACGGAAGCGGCACTCGCAACGACCTCGAAGTACAGGGCAACATTAGTACAAACGACCAGCTCGCGATAGAGGATTCGCTCGACTTCCAGGGCGACGTACTCTCGGCTGGCGACGAGGTGCGCGTCGTCAGCGGCACACACGAGGCTGACATCCTCTCGGAGGGAGACGTGGTCATCGAATCGGGCGCTACGGTTACCGGGAACGTTACCGCCGCTGGAACGGTGACTGTAGACGGAGACGTCGTCGAAACGGCGTCAGATACCGGCGGAGACGTCACCGCTGAGACCGTACATGGAAAGAGCAACGTCGAGGGGGACGTCGACGAGAGTGGTCCCAGCGTCGGCGGACTCGGCTACGAGGACCTGCGCGATCCCCTCGAGCCAGACGTTCCCGAGTACGACTCCGCGGGTCCGCGAATCGACGACAAGGGTACCACGTTCTCCACCGACGACGACAACGGTCGGACCGACGTGAGTGCTCTGGAGAGTCACTCCGACGAATGCCAGCCTGATCCCTGCCAGGTGCCGCCAGGTCAGTACGATCTCGATTCCCTTCACCTCACACCCGGAGGGACGCTGGAGTTTCAGGCCAATTCGGAGTCGATCGAAGTGTACGTCGACGGCGAGGTGCACCTGAAGGGAGAGGTCAAAGTGCAGGGATCTGAATCCGTCCGTATCTACACTACCGGCGATTACGTGATGGACGACGGAAGCGGCGAAATCGGCATCAGCAACGACGAGGCGTCGCGGTTCATGGTCTACATGAAACCGGGGAACGAAGCAGAACTGAGCAACGGGGCTAACTTCACTGGAGTCCTGTATGGTCCCGGCTCTGACTCCGAACCGGCGTCGGAAATCAAGGTCGTGAACGATGATACAGTGGTCAAGGGCGCTCTCGTCGGACAACCCAAACAGTCTATCTCCAACGATGCCGTGATCCACTACGACGAGCGCCTCTCGAGTGTGGATCCGCTCCACCGGAGTCCAGACGACGATAGCGCAAACGTCGGGTACCTCCACGTTACGACGACACACGTCTCCCCGACCTCGGAGTAA
- a CDS encoding DUF7289 family protein, producing the protein MADRAASEVLGFVMVFALVVASVSVVSVGGLESLETARNAEQLDNAERAFDVLADNFRDVHQRGAPSRATEISLGSGELYTGANVTVKVAAKRSDGGWDNVSRDVRPIVFEGENERVLTYEGGGVFRKNRYGGRALVDPPFVFRDDRVLLTLVAPQTATVESHGDATVLVRTNRVDRNVTIHDDDYEDVYLNVTSPRRDQWQRYLRTGTPAGETDCGPDAGSYVVCHYDDPGRLDVVVYDLGLTIER; encoded by the coding sequence ATGGCTGACCGGGCCGCCAGCGAGGTGCTGGGCTTCGTCATGGTGTTCGCGCTGGTCGTCGCGTCCGTGAGCGTGGTGTCCGTCGGCGGGCTGGAGAGCCTCGAGACGGCCCGGAACGCCGAGCAACTGGACAACGCCGAGCGGGCCTTCGACGTCCTCGCGGACAACTTCCGCGACGTCCACCAGCGCGGCGCGCCCAGTCGGGCGACGGAGATCAGCCTCGGCTCCGGCGAGCTGTACACCGGCGCGAACGTGACTGTCAAAGTCGCCGCGAAGCGGAGCGACGGCGGGTGGGACAACGTCAGCCGCGACGTCAGGCCGATCGTGTTCGAAGGCGAGAACGAGCGGGTCCTGACCTACGAGGGCGGCGGCGTGTTCCGCAAGAACCGGTACGGCGGCCGCGCGCTGGTCGACCCGCCGTTCGTCTTCCGGGACGACCGCGTCCTGCTGACGCTGGTCGCCCCTCAGACCGCGACCGTCGAGAGCCACGGCGACGCGACCGTGCTCGTGCGGACGAACCGAGTGGATCGGAACGTCACGATCCACGACGACGACTACGAGGACGTCTACCTCAACGTCACCTCGCCGCGGCGAGATCAGTGGCAGCGCTATCTCCGAACGGGGACGCCGGCCGGAGAGACCGACTGCGGTCCCGACGCGGGGTCGTACGTTGTCTGTCACTACGACGATCCGGGTCGG